One genomic window of Limanda limanda chromosome 16, fLimLim1.1, whole genome shotgun sequence includes the following:
- the LOC133021921 gene encoding TSC22 domain family protein 1-like isoform X2, translating into MSSMSPPCYPVAMDLGVCHLRDFSISFLSSLLSAESSHVQLDDSSSGASVVAIDNKIEQAMDLVKSHLMYAVREEVEVLKEQIKELIERNSQLEQENTLLKTLASPEQLAQFQAQVQTGSPPAPPSSATTGPPSTAALAQPTSHSTGPSA; encoded by the exons ATGAGCAGCATGAGCCCGCCGTGCTACCCCGTGGCCATGGACCTCGGCGTCTGCCACCTCCGGGACTTCTCCATCTCGTTCCTGTCGTCGCTGCTGAGCGCGGAGAGCTCGCATGTGCAACTCGACGATAG CTCGTCAGGAGCCAGCGTCGTGGCCATCGACAACAAGATCGAACAAGCAATG gaCCTGGTGAAGAGTCACCTGATGTACGCTGTGcgtgaggaggtggaggtccTGAAGGAGCAGATCAAGGAGCTGATCGAGCGAAACTctcagctggagcaggagaacaCCCTGCTGAAGACGCTGGCCAGCCCGGAGCAGTTGGCGCAGTTCCAGGCCCAAGTTCAGACTGGCTCCCCGCCCGCCCCCCCGTCGTCTGCCACCACGGGACCCCCGAGCACCGCTGCGCTCGCCCAGCCCACATCGCACAGCACTGGGCCCTCGGCGTAG
- the serp2 gene encoding stress-associated endoplasmic reticulum protein 2, with the protein MVAKQRIRMANEKHSKNITQRGHVAKTLRPQEEKYPVGPWLLALFVFVVCGSAIFQIIQSIRMGM; encoded by the exons ATGGTGGCTAAACAGAGGATCCGCATGGCCAACGAGAAACACAGCAAGAACATCACGCAGAGAGGACACGTGGCCAAGACGCTG CGACCACAAGAGGAAAAGTATCCTGTGGGCCCCTGGCTGCTTGCcctctttgtatttgttgtgtgtggATCAG CAATATTTCAGATCATTCAGAGCATTCGCATGGGGATGTGA